The following proteins are encoded in a genomic region of Zea mays cultivar B73 chromosome 9, Zm-B73-REFERENCE-NAM-5.0, whole genome shotgun sequence:
- the LOC100282658 gene encoding nudix hydrolase 4 — MAAVMVSRQGRELQRYSASTGGRVVVGCVPYRVRGGDGEVEVLVISSQKKGPAGGVLIPKGGWELDESMDEAARREAAEEAGVLGETGPALGRWCYRSRSYDATYEGFVLPLRVTAELDRWPEMAARRREWVSAAEAIARCPHPWMREALQRFSDTVAVAAETMHLASAL; from the coding sequence ATGGCAGCAGTTATGGTGTCTCGCCAAGGCCGGGAGCTGCAGCGGTACAGCGCGAGCACGGGCGGGCGCGTGgtggtgggctgcgtcccgtaccGCGTGCGCGGGGGCGACGGCGAGGTGGAGGTCCTGGTGATCAGCTCGCAGAAGAAGGGCCCCGCGGGGGGCGTGCTGATCCCCAAGGGCGGGTGGGAGCTGGACGAGTCCATGGACGAGGCGGCCCGGCGCGAGGCCGCGGAGGAGGCCGGCGTGCTCGGCGAGACGGGCCCCGCGCTGGGCCGCTGGTGCTACCGCAGCCGCAGCTACGACGCCACGTACGAGGGCTTCGTGCTCCCGCTGCGCGTCACCGCGGAGCTGGACCGGTGGCCCGAGATGGCCGCGCGCCGCAGGGAGTGGGTCTCCGCCGCCGAGGCCATCGCGCGCTGCCCCCACCCGTGGATGCGCGAGGCGCTGCAGCGGTTCTCCGACACCGTCGCGGTCGCGGCGGAGACGATGCACCTCGCCTCCGCCCTCTAG